In the Centroberyx gerrardi isolate f3 chromosome 9, fCenGer3.hap1.cur.20231027, whole genome shotgun sequence genome, one interval contains:
- the tomm70a gene encoding mitochondrial import receptor subunit TOM70: protein MAASKPVEPQSGTGLPRWQLALLIGTPIVLGVGAVYLWNRSRTKERGGKGNGERKTPEGSASPVQGQDGAARASREQENMSPLDRAQAAKNKGNKYFKAGKYEQAIQCYTEAIALCPTEQKADLSTFYQNRAAAYEQQMKWVEVVQDCSQAVELNPRYVKALFRRAKALERLDNKKECLEDVTAVCILEAFQNQQSMLLADKVLKLLGKEKAKEKYKNREPLMPSPQFIKSYFSSFTDDIISQPLQKGEKKDEDKDKEGEAAEVTESSGYLKAKQYMEEENYDKIVSECTKEIESGGRYTAEALLLRATFYLLIGNATAAQPDLDRVINMQDANVKLRANALIKRGSMYMQQQQPLLSTQDFNMAAEIDTRNADVYHHRGQLKILLDQVDEAVGDFDECILLRPDSALAQAQKCFALYRQAYTGNNPAQVQTAMDGFEDVIRRFPRCAEGYALYAQALTDQQQFGKADEMYDKCIDLEPDNATTYVHKGLLQLQWKQDLDLGLELISKAIEIDNKCDFAYETMGTIEVQRGNLDKAIEMFNKAINLAKSEMEMAHLYSLCDAAYAQTEVARKYGLKPPTL, encoded by the exons ATGGCTGCTTCAAAGCCGGTCGAACCGCAGTCCGGGACTGGGCTACCACGCTGGCAGCTAGCACTGTTAATCGGGACTCCCATAGTTCTGGGAGTAGGGGCGGTTTACCTATGGAACCGTAGCAGAacgaaggaaagaggaggaaaaggaaatggGGAGAGGAAAACCCCAGAAGGCAGCGCCAGCCCCGTGCAGGGCCAAGACGGCGCGGCTCGAGCCAGCCGGGAGCAAGAGAACATG AGCCCTTTGGACCGGGCACAGGCAGCAAAGAACAAGGGCAACAAGTACTTCAAGGCTGGCAAGTATGAGCAGGCCATCCAGTGCTACACAGAGGCTATTGCCCTCTGCCCCACAGAGCAGAAGGCTGATTTGTCAACCTTTTACcagaacagagcagcagcctaCGAACAGCAG ATGAAGTGGGTAGAGGTGGTGCAGGACTGCTCTCAGGCTGTGGAACTGAATCCACGCTATGTCAAGGCTCTGTTCAGGAGGGCTAAAGCTCTGGAAAGACTAGACAACAAGAAGGAGTGTCTGGAAG ATGTCACAGCGGTCTGTATTCTCGAGGCCTTCCAGAACCAACAGAGCATGTTGCTAGCAGACAAGGTACTGAAGCTGCTGGGAAAGGAGAAGGCCAAAGAGAAATACAAG AACCGTGAGCCACTGATGCCTTCTCCTCAGTTCATCAAGTCCTACTTTAGCTCAttcactgatgacatcatctccCAGCCCCtgcagaagggagagaagaaagatgaagacaaGGACAAGGAGGGCGAGGCAGCTGAGGTCACTGAGAG CTCTGGCTACCTGAAGGCCAAGCagtacatggaggaggagaactaTGACAAAATCGTCAGTGAATGCACCAAGGAGATCGAGTCCGGTGGTCGATACACTGCAGAGGCCCTGTTGCTGCGCGCCACGTTCTACCTGCTGATTGGCAACGCTACCGCCGCTCAGCCTGATCTGGACCGGGTAATCAACATGCAGGATGCCAATGTGAAG CTCCGGGCCAATGCTTTGATCAAGCGTGGCAGCATGTacatgcagcagcaacagcctcTGCTGTCCACACAAGATTTTAACATGGCAGCTGAGATTGACACGCGCAACGCTGATGTCTACCACCACCGGGGTCAG CTGAAGATCCTGCTGGACCAGGTGGATGAGGCGGTAGGAGACTTCGATGAGTGCATTCTGCTCAGGCCTGACTCCGCTCTCGCCCAGGCACAGAAATGTTTCGCTCTT TATAGACAAGCATATACTGGAAACAACCCAGCCCAAGTACAGACGGCCATGGACGGCTTTGAGGATGTGATCAGAAGGTTCCCAAGGTGTGCTGAAGGCTACGCTCTTTATGCGCAG GCTTTGACTGATCAGCAACAGTTCGGGAAAGCAGATGAGATGTATGACAAGTGTATTGACCTGGAACCAGACAATGCGACCACATATGTCCACAAGGG TTTGTTGCAGCTTCAGTGGAAACAAGACCTTGACTTGGGTCTAGAGCTGATCAGTAAGGCGATTGAGATTgacaacaaatgtgactttgcCTATGAAACCATGGGAACCATTGAAGTACAGAG GGGCAATCTTGACAAGGCAATAGAAATGTTCAACAAGGCAATTAACCTAGCCAAATCAGAGATGGAGATGGCCCATTTGTACTCGTTATGTGATGCGGCATATGCCCAGACTGAAGTGGCCAGGAAGTATGGGCTGAAGCCTCCAACACTGTAA